A region of the Spirochaeta isovalerica genome:
GCCCTTAAGCGATACATTCATGGTGAAAGCCGTGCTTCCCTCATGGTTGATTTCAACGGGCGCCCATATCCCTTCGGGTAGGAGTTTTGTCCCCGAAGTGCCGCCTTGAAAAGCCGGAGAACTGCCATCCCAGTCAAGCACAACATCGCGGCTCAGCCCTTTTACATCTCCCATTCCCAGGATCAGACGGGCGTCTTCCCAGATCACTTTGCTCCTGTTCAGGTCCCACAGAGGGTTCGCCGGTCTGGTAAAGCTTCCGGTCAGTGTAAAATCTCCTGTATAGAGTTCGATTTTGAAGATCCCCTTCTCCCGGATCTGAGTATCCATTGAAGCGTCGATTTTCAGTGAATCGGGAAGAATGTAAAGATAATGGTTGATGATTCCCTTCTCCACGCGGTCGTTGTAATGCTCTTCATATTCCTCCTCAACCGGAACTGCCAGTACAGGCCCGGTCAGGTACTGCCATCCTCCCCACTGGTCGATCACCTGGTTCACCGCTTCATCCCGGCGGTTTTCCCGTTCCCACATCAGGTCCTTGATCGCCGCGACAGGAATCAGGAGTAAAAGGGCGATAAAAACCGTTACGAGAAGTTTCGCCATGGGCGATCCTCCCCAATCCTTCATTCGGCTGATCATTCTATTTTCATTCATTCAGGTATCCTCACTATTTGTTTTGATAGGAACATTGTGCCCTCTCTCCATGGCAAAGGAGGGGCGCAAATGTGGCAATCCTGTGACATTGTCTTTTCCGCGCTTGGAGTTTCTTTTGCGGCCGTGATACATTGAAAACATGAAAATTGCCGTAGTTGACGATGAAGCCGATCTGAGAGAGACCCTCCGGTTCGCTCTTGAGAAAGAGGGGTATTCCTGCGACACCTACAGAGACGGCGAGCAGGCCTGGGACGCTTTCTCCCGCTGTCTGCCCGATCTGGCCGTACTCGATGTTTCCATGCCCCGGATGGACGGGCTGGAGCTCTGCCGCAGAATCAGAACTATTTCCGAAACCGTTCCCGTACTTTTTCTCTCTTCGAAGGATGAGGAGATCGACCGTATTCTCGGTCTGGAAATCGGCGGCGACGATTATATGTGCAAACCCTTTTCCGTGCGGGAACTGACGGTGCGGATAAAGGTTCTCTTCCGGCGGCTGAAAGCACGGGAGAAAGAGAGTTCCAAAGCGCCCTATGTAATTGGCCATCTGCAGCTCGATTCGGAGAAGTATACGGCGACCTGGAAGCAGAGTCTTCTCGATCTGACGGTGACGGAATTTCTGCTGCTGACCACTCTGGCGCGGTCTCCCGGATTCGTGAGGACCAGAGAAGCCCTGATGGAACTGGTTTATCCTGTCGGGACTTATGTTTCCAGCCGTACCATAGATACCCATATCAAACGGCTCCGCCGGAAAATACAGATGAAAGATGAGGAATTCGATGAAATCGAAACGGTTTACGGCCTGGGCTACAGGTATAAGCAGGTCGGCGCTTAGCATTTCATTCCGTCTGCTTCTTTTTAATGTTCTTCTCGTTTTCCTCCCTGTGGCGGCGGTTCTCTATCTCGATGTTTACGAGGAGCAGCTCCTGGTATCCCAGGAAAAAACCATGGTGCAGCAGGGGCGGATTCTGGCGGCGGCTCTTGGGGGAGAGAGCTCTATCAGCCGCAAAGAGGTCGAAGGCTTCATTACCAATCTGGCGGGGCGCACCGAGACGAGGCTGCGGGTTCTCGATGATAGGGGGCGGTTGATCGGCGATTCCAGTTCCCCCCTATCAGAGCAATCCTATGGAATCGATGAGGATATGGCCAATGTCGGCAAAGTCTCCCCGCGCTCTTATGATTCTCTCGATACTGTCGCTCAGGAGGTTCTCGGGGAGAATACCCTTCTCTACCGCCTGGCTACCTATCCCATCCGGGTCTACAGGAAACTCTTTGATCCTCCCGTTCCCGTCGGAGATCCCGATGATTATGATGCCCGCTATCCCTTTCAGGGCGTCGAGGTCCAGGCGGCTCTGGAAGGCCGTTACGGTGCGGCTACAAGATTGTCTTCGGGCGGCCAGCGGTCTGTAACCCTCTATACGGCCATTCCCGTTTACAATGGCGATGAGGTTATCGGGGCGGTTCTCAGCAGCCAGTCCACCTATCGGATCCTGAAGGATCTCTACAATATCCGCCTTGTCATTCTGAAGATTTTTCTGGCATCGCTGATTGCCGCGGTCATTATCAGTCTTTTTCTGTCGGCGACCATATCTTCGCGAATCAAGAAGCTGGGACGGGAAGCCCGTTCCATCAGCACGGGAAAGGGGCGGATCAGCGGTTCCTTTACGACCATGAAGCTGGGCGATGAGATCGGCCTGCTCTCCCGTTCTCTCGTAGACCTGACGGGGCGGCTCGACAGGCACATCCGTTTTATCGATTCCCTTTCCCGGGATATCAGTCACGAGTTCAAAAATCCTCTCGCGGTTATCCGCTCGGCCGCCCAGATGGTAGAATCGGCGGAAGGGAAGGATAAAGAGCGGTTTCTTACCATGATAGAGGACAATACGAGGAGAATGGAGTCTCTTCTCAACGGCGTGGAGGAGATTTCCCGGCTCGATTCCCGTCTGGAACAGGAGGAGAGGGAAGCGGTTGATGTGGACAAGCTGATAAACGGGCTTCTGGAGGGGTTTCGTCTGCGGTATCCCTCTCTCCAATGGAATTTCCAGACTTCGGGAGAAAAGGCAACTGTAACGGCATCGCCGGAGAGGCTCAGCCAGATATTCGTCAATATTTATGAGAACGCCGCCACATTCTGTGATAATGACTCAGCGATCGGGACGGCGCTCTTCGCCGACCGGGATAAGATCCGGCTGACGATTTCCAACCGGGGACCGGAAATCCCCGAAGAGGATCTTGATAGAATTTTCGACCGTTTCTACACGTCCCGCGACAAAGGGAAAGAGAAACACCACGGCCTGGGACTCTCCATCGTCCGTGCCATAGCGGAAAACTACGGCGGTTCCGTCTCGGCTTCCAACGGTGAAAAGGGGCCGGTCTTTACCCTCACATTTCCGGAGGCCGGCGCTTTCTGCTGATCTGTTCCCAGCTGTAAGCCAGTCCGATCAGAACCGGTTCGCTCCAGGCCGTTCCGATAAAAGAAAGCCCTACAGGCAATCCATGAACAAATCCCATAGGCACGGTTATATGGGGATAGCCGGCGATAGCCGCAGCCTGCGACGCTCCGCCTCCTGTGTAATGGTCTCCATTGATCAGGTCTATTTTCCAGGCTGGACCGCCGGTAGGGCCGATCAGCGCCTGAAGTTGATGTTCTTTCAAGAGGCTGTCAATTCCCTCTTCGCCAGCCAGACGAAGAGATTTCTCTCTGGCTTTTTTATAAGTCTCTTCCGTCAGATCGCCTTTCTCCTGAGCTTTTATCAGCAGTTCCTGACCGAACCAGGGCATGGTTTCGCCGCTTCGCTTTCTGTTGAAATCAATCAGCTCTTCGAGATTTTTCACCGGAGCACCCGCACCGGACAGATAGGCATTGAGATCGGCCTTGAATTCGTACAGGAGCACTTCCATTTCCTCATCGTCGTATTCTCTCATATGGGGAAGCTCCAGGTCTTCTATGATCTGTGCACCGGCTTGCCGCATCTGCTCCGCCGCCTCCGCGACCATCTCATCAATATCGCTCCGGAATCCGCAGAAACTCTTTACCAGTCCTATCCGAGCGCCTTTTAACGCACCGGACTTCAGAAAAGATGCATAGTCCTTCTCTCCTTTCACACCGAAAGGCCTGGTGGATTCATCACGGGAATCGCTCCCTTTCATGGCATCGAGAAGATAAACCGCATCGCTGACCGTCCGGGCCATAGGACCGGCCGTATCCTGGCTGTGGGCAATGGGGATGATGCCGCTCCGGCTCACAAGGCCGATGGTCGGCTTGAATCCGACAATTCCGTTTTTCTGGGAGGGGCAGACGATGGACCCGTCGGTTTCTGTTCCCACCGCCACAGTTGTGAAGTCGGCGGCAACGGCCACTCCCGAACCGGAACTGGATCCGCAGGGACTCCGCTCCCTGTCATAGGGGTTGCGGGTCTGGCCGCCGCGGCTGCTCCATCCGCTGGAGGACCGGGAAGACCGGAAATTGGCCCATTCGCTCAGGTTTGTCTTACCGAGAATGACCGCCCCCGCTTTTCGCAGCTGCTCCGCAAGAAAGGCATCGCCGGCGGCTTTGTGTCCGGCCAGAGCCAGAGAACCGGCAGTCGTTTCCATTTTATCACCCGTGTCGATATTTCCTTTGAGCATGACCGGAATGCCGTGGAGGGGAGAGCGGCGTCCTTTTTCCTTTCTCTCCTTATCGAGACTCCGGGCCATTTCCAGGGAATCGGGATTGATTTCCAGAACGGAATTGAGCTCCGGCCCCTTCCGGTCATATGTTTCGATCCGTTCGAGATAATAGCGGACCAGGTCTTCCGCCTTGAGCTCTCCCTTATCCATCAGATCCTGCAGAGACTCTATTGTCGCATCTTTCAGTTTATCCATCAGTTCTCTCTCCTGTTGTCGATTCCAATTCTGTTATTCTCATCGCGGATGACAATACCTTTTCCGTAGATGCCCGATTCGCTATCTCCCAGGGCAAAATCAAATTTACCATTGCTCTTTATTATATTGTCTTCAAACTCAAGCCTTCCCTTATTCAATATCCCGCCGTAACCCGTTCGGGAATCATTGTTGACGATCCGGGTGTTCACTAATGTCAGGTCTCCCCGCACATGGATGGCGCCTCCTTTGTAGGATGCGTAATTTTCCTCAATCAGGCAATTATCGATGACCGTCTGCGATTCGCAGGATACGAATACTCCGCCGCCCCGTCTCATCGCTGTGTTTCCCCGGATGGTCGTATCTTTTATGGTCATAACGCCGCCCGGTTCGTTTTTTATGCCGCCTCCGCTTCCCGTGCAGCCCGTGGCGTCTTTGACCTCGGCCGTCGTCAGGCGGAGACCTGTATTGTTTTCGATCAGGGAATCGTAAATCTCCATTTCCCCTTCGTTCCAGATTCCCACTCCGTAGACCGCCTGATTATCGGCTATTCTGACCCGTTCCAGCCTTACAAAACCCTGGCTGGCTATGGCTCCGCCGCATCTGTGCAATCCGTAAGGTCGGCCGTTGGTCACCGACAGGTCTTCGAGAATCAGGCGGCCTTCGGACTTAACAAAGAAGATCCGGTCTTCCGCTTCTTCTGCTGTCTCTCCTCCCGCCAGAATTGTTTTCTTCA
Encoded here:
- a CDS encoding NosD domain-containing protein, coding for MKFLHKLLLLIFFLSFFPACRSGSNDERIITVGREDCDYTSLREAVEAFSDDWDRIVLMDDLTIESGIDITKEVTISGRGMKKTILAGGETAEEAEDRIFFVKSEGRLILEDLSVTNGRPYGLHRCGGAIASQGFVRLERVRIADNQAVYGVGIWNEGEMEIYDSLIENNTGLRLTTAEVKDATGCTGSGGGIKNEPGGVMTIKDTTIRGNTAMRRGGGVFVSCESQTVIDNCLIEENYASYKGGAIHVRGDLTLVNTRIVNNDSRTGYGGILNKGRLEFEDNIIKSNGKFDFALGDSESGIYGKGIVIRDENNRIGIDNRREN
- a CDS encoding amidase; this translates as MDKLKDATIESLQDLMDKGELKAEDLVRYYLERIETYDRKGPELNSVLEINPDSLEMARSLDKERKEKGRRSPLHGIPVMLKGNIDTGDKMETTAGSLALAGHKAAGDAFLAEQLRKAGAVILGKTNLSEWANFRSSRSSSGWSSRGGQTRNPYDRERSPCGSSSGSGVAVAADFTTVAVGTETDGSIVCPSQKNGIVGFKPTIGLVSRSGIIPIAHSQDTAGPMARTVSDAVYLLDAMKGSDSRDESTRPFGVKGEKDYASFLKSGALKGARIGLVKSFCGFRSDIDEMVAEAAEQMRQAGAQIIEDLELPHMREYDDEEMEVLLYEFKADLNAYLSGAGAPVKNLEELIDFNRKRSGETMPWFGQELLIKAQEKGDLTEETYKKAREKSLRLAGEEGIDSLLKEHQLQALIGPTGGPAWKIDLINGDHYTGGGASQAAAIAGYPHITVPMGFVHGLPVGLSFIGTAWSEPVLIGLAYSWEQISRKRRPPEM
- a CDS encoding response regulator transcription factor — translated: MKIAVVDDEADLRETLRFALEKEGYSCDTYRDGEQAWDAFSRCLPDLAVLDVSMPRMDGLELCRRIRTISETVPVLFLSSKDEEIDRILGLEIGGDDYMCKPFSVRELTVRIKVLFRRLKAREKESSKAPYVIGHLQLDSEKYTATWKQSLLDLTVTEFLLLTTLARSPGFVRTREALMELVYPVGTYVSSRTIDTHIKRLRRKIQMKDEEFDEIETVYGLGYRYKQVGA
- a CDS encoding HAMP domain-containing sensor histidine kinase, producing MKSKRFTAWATGISRSALSISFRLLLFNVLLVFLPVAAVLYLDVYEEQLLVSQEKTMVQQGRILAAALGGESSISRKEVEGFITNLAGRTETRLRVLDDRGRLIGDSSSPLSEQSYGIDEDMANVGKVSPRSYDSLDTVAQEVLGENTLLYRLATYPIRVYRKLFDPPVPVGDPDDYDARYPFQGVEVQAALEGRYGAATRLSSGGQRSVTLYTAIPVYNGDEVIGAVLSSQSTYRILKDLYNIRLVILKIFLASLIAAVIISLFLSATISSRIKKLGREARSISTGKGRISGSFTTMKLGDEIGLLSRSLVDLTGRLDRHIRFIDSLSRDISHEFKNPLAVIRSAAQMVESAEGKDKERFLTMIEDNTRRMESLLNGVEEISRLDSRLEQEEREAVDVDKLINGLLEGFRLRYPSLQWNFQTSGEKATVTASPERLSQIFVNIYENAATFCDNDSAIGTALFADRDKIRLTISNRGPEIPEEDLDRIFDRFYTSRDKGKEKHHGLGLSIVRAIAENYGGSVSASNGEKGPVFTLTFPEAGAFC